The Tachysurus vachellii isolate PV-2020 chromosome 21, HZAU_Pvac_v1, whole genome shotgun sequence region cagcagtatataatgtgtacagttcTGTCACTGAGTCagtgtgaggttacagcagtatataatgtgtacagtcctgtcagtgattcagtgtgaggttacagcagtatataatgtgtacagttcTGTCACTGAGTCagtgtgaggttacagcagtatataatgtgtacagttcTGTCACTGAGTCagtgtgaggttacagcagtatataatgtgtacagtcctgtcagtgtgaggttacagcagtatataatgtgtacagtcctgtcagtgattcagtgtgaggttacagcagtatataatgtgtacagtcctgtcagtgattcagtgtgaggttacagcagtatataatgtgtacagtcctgtcagtgagtcagtgtgaggttacagcagtatataatgtgtacagtcctgtcagtgattcagtgtgaggttacagcagtatataatgtgtacagtcctgtcagtgagtctgaggttacagcagtatataatgtgtacagtcctgtcagtgagtcagtgtgaggttacagcagtatataatgtgtacagtcctgtcagtgagtctgtgtgaggttacagcagtatataatgtgtacagtcctgtcagtgagtcagtgtgaggttacagcagtatataatgtgtacagtcctgtcagtgagtctgaggttacagcagtatataatgtgtacagtcctgtcagtgagtcagtgtgaggttacagcagtatataatgtgtacagtcctgtcagtgattcagtgtgaggttacagcagtatataatgtgtacagtcctgtcagtgattcagtgtgaggttacagcagtatataatgtgtacagtcctgtcagtgtgaggttacagcagtatataatgtgtacagtcctgtcagtgattcagtgtgaggttacagcagtatataatgtgtacagtcctgtcagtgattcagtgtgaggttacagcagtatataatgtgtacagtcctgtcagtgagtctgaggttacagcagtatataatgtgtacagttcTGTCAGTAACACAGTGGGGTGATTAAACCCTTATGGAAACAGAtgcacatgtgggtgtgatgggCAGAAGGCACATACGTCTGCTCGTGTAGTTCTTCTGTACAATAGGCTCATGGATGTATACTGATGTTCTGCATTACTTTAAGGTACATGCTAAGTGGGTTCTCGACACAGATGTGTTTAATGAGTGGATGAATGAGGAAGACTATGAGGTGGATGACAGCAAACGGAGTGTGAGTTACCGAAGGCACATCTACCCCCGAGATGAAGAGGTAGAGCTTCACCTTCTCTCCTTTTCCCATCTCTCctgttctttctctgtttttgtactttgtcattttcttgttttctgtcaCAAAAGGAATGTAAGACATCTGGGAAGAAGAGACGACGCTCGCCTTCTCCTCCATCTGAGTCCAGGAAGAAAGGAGGGAAAAAGGGGTGAGAACCGTGCAGCCTGATGTCTTATACCTTAATACTGTTGAAGACAGCAAGTAAtgtatacactcatacacacactcacactcatacacacactcactctcatacacacactcacactcatgcacacactcactctcatacacacactcacactcatgcacacactcactctcatacacacactcacactcatgcacacactcacactcatgcacacactcgcactcactcatacacgcactcactcatacacacactcgcactcactcatacacgcactcactcatacacgcactcacactcatacccacactcgcactcactcgtacacacactcgcactcactcgtacacacactcgcactcactcgtacacacactcgcactcactcgtacacacactcgcactcactcgtacacacactcgcactcactcgtacacacactcgcactcactcgtacacacactcgcactcactcatacacacactcgcactcactcatacacacactcactcatacacgcactcactcatacactcactcgtacacacactcacactcactcgtacacacactcgcactcactcgtacacacactcgcactcactcgtacacacactcgcactcactcgtacacacactcgcactcactcgtacacacactcgcactcactcgtacacacactcgcactcactcgtacacacactcactcgtgcactcactcgcactcactcgtacacacactcgcactcactcgtacacacactcgcactcacttgtacacacactcgcactcactcatacacgcactcactcatacactcactcgtacacacactcacactcactcgtacacacactcgcactcactcgtacacacactcgcactcactcgtacacacactcgcactcactcgtacacacactcgcactcactcgtacacacactcgcactcactcgtgcactcactcgcactcactcgtacacacactcgcactcactcgtacacacactcgcactcacttgtacacacactcgcactcacttgtacacacactcgcactcactcgtacacacactcgcactcactcgtgcactcactcgtacacacactcgcactcactcgtgcactcactcgtacacacactcgcactcactcgtgcactcactcgcactcactcgtgcacacactcgcactcactcgtgcacacactcgcactcactcgtgcacacactcgcactcactcgtacacacactcgcactcactcgtacacacactcgcactcactcgtacacacactcgcactcactcgtacacacactcgcactcactcgtacacacactcgcactcactcgtacacacactcgcactcactcgtacacacactcgcactcactcgtacacacactcgcactcactcgtacacacactcgcactcactcgtacacacactcgcactcactcgtacacacactcgcactcactcgtacacacactcgcactcactcgtacacacactcgcactcactcgtacacactcgcactcactcgtacacacactcgcactcgcacacactcacgcacacactcacactcattcatacacacactcatacaacacacacacacactcatacacacacacactcatacacacactcattcatacacacactcgcacacacactcgcatacacacactcacacactcatacacactcagtcattatattaatatgtaatattcaCCTACtggccattttattaggaacagagTAGTTCTGGGTATGTGAAACCCTTCTGTTAGGATTGCTGAACACTGGATGGTGTTAATTGCACCTTgctgtgtaaactctacagaTTGTTGTGTATGGAAATTCCTGGAGATCAACAGTATTGTTTTTAatgctgtctctcacacaccatCAAAGTCAGTGAGATTTTTACCTGAAACTCTGGACCTTCATCTGCATTTCACACTGCAGCTTAATTGTCCATTTTATTAAGAACACCAGTGCAACCATGCAGTGAGTTTATTTATGATGTCTCATTTGCAGTTTGTATAAGAGGCGTGGCCAACAGGAAGAGGTGGAGCCAGAAGAAGACCTGACTAAAGACATGGAGGACCCAGTACCTGTGCCTAACATGGAGGAGGTCAAACTGCCTAAAAACAGTGTGTctccttttatttgtttttattatccCCAAGGATTTCTGTTTCCTTTTGTGTAGTCAGTCTGTAATATTGATCCTAGACCTAATACACTCCTATATCTGTCATGGGTCATAATGGAGATCTTTTACTTCATTATTGGTGACAGTAAACCTGAAGAAAGACAGCGAGAACACACCAGTGAAAGGAGGAACCATGACTGACTTGGGTATGAAGACGGTCTGTTTTACATGTTAGTGCTCATTTGTGTAAGATGGGTTTCTCTAAtgttcctcttttcttttcttttagatGACCAAGAAGACGAGTTCCTGTCTGGATTCAGGGTAAGTGGTGTATTAGCGGCACTGGGTCAGTAACACGACACTGACTTTAATAGGCgcctgtatttgtgtgtgtgttcaggatgaGGAGGATCAGGGACGAGAGTTTGGGCGTGGcatggaagaagaagagagcACCATAAAGCAGactcatcacatcatcatcccCAGCTACGCCTCTTGGTTTGACTACAACTGGTAAATCTCCACATCATCTCTAACTCTAGTGTGTAGCAGAGACTCATTTCAGTCTGGAATTCACCACTTCACACAACTGCAAgagttttattacacacacacacacttttattggggattcacgcactcactcacttactccaTAAGATTAGAATGGTAGTCTATGGACTGTTGTTTATTtcaagtaatattttaaatgtatgtaatagAAAATGATAAACATCTACAATAATTTCATGTGGAGTTTCtacagtttaataaacaaaagctCTGGTGTGGTTTTTTGTGCTTTCTCTCAGTCTGAGATTCATGTTAGTGTGATCTCtggagtgtgtattgtgtgattgAGCTGTAATCTTCCATCAAACCTGTTCACTGTTTCAGTATTCACCGGATAGAGAGGAGAGCACTGCCCGAGTTCTTTAATGGGAAGAACAAGTCCAAATCCCCAGAGATGTgcgtcttacacacacacacacacacacacacacacacacacacacacacacacacacacattttatacccTTTATGACCGTTACACCAACGGTGCACGTAGTTTTGATAAACAGAAGTGTGACGTATATTTCTCTGAATGTGTTAATAATGTCTTTAGATATTTGGCTTATCGTAACTTCATGATCGACACGTATCGACTAAACCCTCAGGAGTACCTGACCTCCACCTCCTGCAGACGGAACCTCACAGGAGACGTGTGTGCCCTTATGaggttagctgtgtgtgtgtgtgtgtgtgtgattatactaCAGTGATCATCATGTGGAGCCTCAACTACAAGAAACCGTAAATGAGctggccaatcagattcaagcatTCAgctgtgctgtggtataaaatatGACCTATTCAACCAAAGGTacagaacgtgtgtgtgtgtgtgtgtgtgtgtgtgtgtgtagggtccATGCATTCCTGGAGCAGTGGGGTTTGATTAATTACCAGGTGGATGCTGAGAGCAGACCTCTTCCTATGGGCCCTCCACCTACACCtcactttaatgttttaacaGACATTCCCTCAGCCCTGGTCCCTCTACAGCACAGACcgttacaggtacacacacacacacacacacacacacagcttgtagCAGGAACTGTTTGTGGTGGTGtgattgtttttatgttgtttgtgtgtgtgtaggtttcaGCCTCTCAGCATATGCTCCATTTCCCAGAGAAGAGCAAAGAAAAACCATCAGACCTTCAAAACTTTGGTCTACGAACCGATATTTATGCGAAAAAGCATCctaaggtacacacacacacacacacacacacactttatctgtGCTTCAGGAAGCTGTCTGTTGTTCTGAATCCAGAAGGCGTGTTTGTTACCCACTCTGTAGACTAAAGGAGCAAACGCAGGACGTGAGTGGACAGAACAGGAAACTCTCTTGCTCCTGGAGGTGAGTGTAGCAtccaataaaatttaaatacttACTGTGTACTGTCTTCcccctgatgtgtgtgtgtgtgtctcaggcaTTAGAGATGTATAAAGACGACTGGAATAAGGTCTCTGAGCATGTGGGAAGCCGCACACAGGACGAGTGTATCCTGCACTTCCTTCGCTTGCCCATAGAGGACCCGTACTTGGAGAACTCAGAAGCTTCAATGGGCCCTCTCGCCTACCAGCCTGTTCCCTTTAGCCAGTCAGGAAACCCGGTCATGAGCACAGTGGCTTTCCTCGCCTCTGTCGTGGACCCCAGAGTGGCATCTTCTGCTGCCAAGGCTGCcctgggtgagtgagtgaggggggAGGGAGTAGGCGGTGGAGGTGGGTCAGGGGtggtgtgagggggtgtgtgtgagtaggcagcgggtgggggtgtgtgtttgtgtgagtaggCGGtaggtgggtgtgtttgtgtgtgagggtgggtgtgtgagggggtgattgagggtgagtgggtgtgtgagggggtggATGTgaggggggtttgtgtgtgaggggggtgaGTGGCTGTGATTGGGGTGGTGTGAGGGTgattgggggtgtgtgtgtatgagggggtgagtgggtgtgtgtgtgggggggggtgagtgggtgtgattgtgggtgtgtgaggggtgtgtgtgtgtcccacatGCCATGAAAAGAAAACTTTGTACTGCTCAGTTTATAAGAACATGTCACTgatgtaatgtggtgtgtgtggtctgcTTCTCAGAGGAGTTCTCTCGTGTACGAGAACAAGCTTCTCCAGAGCTCTTCAATCCCCCTGTCCTCAAAATGCAAGATCCTGATGCCAGTTTATCTGAACTGGAGCCCTCCTTTGGACTGCAGTCGAGTACCAGTTCTGGGTCACAGGCAGAGCAACAGGAGAAGCCTGGTACTGctttatatacactacatgTGCACCCTCAGGCTGTACTGCAGAGAACTGCCAGCAGGGGGCAGCACTTACTCTGCATTTCTCCTTCAAATAGTCACACAAAGATTTTCAGAAACTTGCATTGTTCtgtgttattaatgtaattttatatgtaatgaacatatatttgtttatcattttatagAAAAGGTTATTATAGATATGTACAGATTTGTATGTTAACTCTGACCGGTCTCTCCTCCCTGGCACTGAGCAGTAgcgtcatacacacacacacacacacacacacacacgtgtcctGTGATAGTTACGTGTCATGGCTGTAGACTCCAGCCGTGTTCCTGTAGCCCACGGCCCGAGTACATCGCTGTCTCATGTGCAGTTGTGggaattaaataaatctttttattgtttaaatccACAGTCCATAGAGTGTAAAACTTCTGAACCCACAGTTAACTGCCCATTGTGTGCTCTACATTTAGATGGACCCAGACTGGACAAAGTGGAGTTTGACACAGAACACCATGACCAGGTGTGACGGCCcagtaacaacacacacaacagttctTACTCTATAATCCTCTGTAATCCTCGTCCTTTCCTCTGTTTTATTCCTGTCCTTTGTTCTTAATTGCTGGTGTTTCAGCCAATGGGAGAAAACACTGcaggagagggagagcgagTAAAGCATGAGaaggaggagatggaaggagagaaagaagaggagagCAAAGCTGGTTTGTgttttcagcacacacacacttcataaatATATTAGTCTGAAATCACATGAAATATATCAGGTACATTTATTTACcacttttctctctcctgtgtttgtgtgtgtgtgtttgattgtctACGGTGAAGAAGACGGTATGGAAGTGGTCCAGGGGACACCAGGGGAACAtgtggagaggaggaggagggtggaGCTCGAACTGGTTGAAGCGAATATTGCCACAGCAGCTGCAGCTGCCCTGGCTTCTGCTGCCACCAAGGCGAAAGTGAGTAACAGGctgtgtatcacacacacacacaccacatccaaGCAAGGTGTAGGTGTTTTACACAAGAACAGTTCCTCCCAGATGTTTGTGACAGATGTTTGTCCTGGATCTCCTCCCCTTAAACGGTTCTCTCTCTTCTGCTCATTCAGCACTTGGCTGCTGTGGAGGAAAGGAAGATTAAGTCTCTTGTGGCTCTGCTGGTAGAGACCCAGATGAAGAAGCTGGAGATAAAGCTGAGGCATTTCGAGGAGCTGGAGACCATCATGGACCGGGAGAAAGAGGCTGTGAGTTAACACTGCAGTGTAAATGTGTTCAGCCCCATCATACTGCTGATCAAATAGAAGAAaagcatatttgtgtgtgtgtgtgtgtgtgtgtgcagctggaGCAGCAGCGGCAGCAGTTGCTGTCAGAGAGGCAGAACTTCCACATGGAGCAGGTGAAGTACGCTGAGATAAAAGCACGGCAGCAGCTGGAACAGCAACAGGGCGGAGCCTCACAGAGCAGTGGACCTGCCTTTAACCCTCTACATGgtacattctacacacacacacacacacacacacacacacacacacccctgatgAGAATAAGTggacttgtttttttaataatgattcACACACTGCACTCTAAACTTCAGCTCCTGTTGTATGTAGTTATTGTGTACTAAAGCTGAAGGCTTGTGTCTGTTGTCAGGTCGTACAGTGGGCAGTGGAGGGGCGGGGCAGGTGATGGGCAGTGGAGGGGCAGGGCAGGTGATGGGCTCACAGCATACTGGTGCTCCTAATGGCACATGTGAGTGACTATAAAACCTCATCCTCTTCTCCatcacttctgtgtgtgtgtgtctgtgtgtgtgtgtctatgtctgtctgtgtctatgtctgtctgtgtgtgtgtctgtctgtgtctgtctgtgtctgtgtgtgtgtctgtgtctgtctctgtctgtgtgtctgtctctgtgtgtgtgtctgtctgtgtgtgtgtgtgtgtctgtgtgtgtgtgtgtgtgtgtctgtgtgtgtgtgtgtgtctgtatgtgtgtgtgtctgtatgtgtgtgtgtctgtatgtgtgtgtgtgtctgtatgtgtgtgtgtctgtgtgtgtgtgtctgtgtgtgtgtgtctgtgtgtgtgtgtctgtgtgtgtgtgtctgtgtgtgtgtctgtgtgtgtgtctgtgtgtgtgtctgtgtgtgtgtgtctgtgtgtgtgtctgtgtgtgtgtgtctctgtgtgtgtgtgtgtctctgtgtgtgtgtgtgtctgtctctgtgtgtctgtgtgtgtgtgtctgtctgtctctgtctgtctgtctctgtctgtctgtgtgtctgtctctgtgtgtgtgtgtgtctgtgtgtctgtgtctgtatgtgtgtctgtatgtgtgtctgtctgtctgtgtctgtgtgtgtgtctgtctgtatgtgtgtctgtctgtctgtgtctgtgtgtgtgtctgtctgtctgtgtgtgtctgtctgtctgtctgtgtgtgtctgtctgtctgtgtgtgtctgtctgtgtgtgtgtctgtgtgtgtctgtgtgt contains the following coding sequences:
- the smarcc1b gene encoding SWI/SNF complex subunit SMARCC1b, which encodes MAAQTAGSASGSAALRRKKDGGPCTDLWENTDILSQLETVRCWIGKHYRKYVQVDAPTSKSLSALVIQLLQFQEDAFGLKASDPDLTKLPVKCFLDMKPGGGLCHILGSVYKFKTEQGWRRFDLQNPSRVDRNVEMFVSVEKTLVQNNLLTRPVVYLSPDLDQKQASKLQDIIMRHKGSVTEDRLQATHQVYPTPNSIDEEDWFRPVMQISHHVIVHWGMYPDSYDTWLSASDVDVDVEEAPSSERPWRVHAKWVLDTDVFNEWMNEEDYEVDDSKRSVSYRRHIYPRDEEECKTSGKKRRRSPSPPSESRKKGGKKGLYKRRGQQEEVEPEEDLTKDMEDPVPVPNMEEVKLPKNINLKKDSENTPVKGGTMTDLDDQEDEFLSGFRDEEDQGREFGRGMEEEESTIKQTHHIIIPSYASWFDYNCIHRIERRALPEFFNGKNKSKSPEIYLAYRNFMIDTYRLNPQEYLTSTSCRRNLTGDVCALMRVHAFLEQWGLINYQVDAESRPLPMGPPPTPHFNVLTDIPSALVPLQHRPLQVSASQHMLHFPEKSKEKPSDLQNFGLRTDIYAKKHPKTKGANAGREWTEQETLLLLEALEMYKDDWNKVSEHVGSRTQDECILHFLRLPIEDPYLENSEASMGPLAYQPVPFSQSGNPVMSTVAFLASVVDPRVASSAAKAALEEFSRVREQASPELFNPPVLKMQDPDASLSELEPSFGLQSSTSSGSQAEQQEKPDGPRLDKVEFDTEHHDQPMGENTAGEGERVKHEKEEMEGEKEEESKAEDGMEVVQGTPGEHVERRRRVELELVEANIATAAAAALASAATKAKHLAAVEERKIKSLVALLVETQMKKLEIKLRHFEELETIMDREKEALEQQRQQLLSERQNFHMEQVKYAEIKARQQLEQQQGGASQSSGPAFNPLHGRTVGSGGAGQVMGSGGAGQVMGSQHTGAPNGTYPTPPSSQSEGATPISRPPMDS